The proteins below are encoded in one region of Bacillus vallismortis:
- the spo0A gene encoding sporulation transcription factor Spo0A produces the protein MEKIKVCVADDNRELVSLLSEYIEGQEDMEVIGVAYNGQECLSLFKEKDPDVLVLDIIMPHLDGLAVIERLRESDLKKQPNVIMLTAFGQEDVTKKAVDLGASYFILKPFDMENLVGHIRQVSGNASSVTHRAPSSQSSIIRSAQPEPKKKNLDASITSIIHEIGVPAHIKGYLYLREAISMVYNDIELLGSITKVLYPDIAKKFNTTASRVERAIRHAIEVAWSRGNIDSISSLFGYTVSMTKAKPTNSEFIAMVADKLRLEHKAS, from the coding sequence GTGGAGAAAATTAAAGTTTGTGTTGCTGACGATAATCGAGAGCTGGTAAGCCTGTTGAGTGAATATATAGAAGGACAGGAAGACATGGAAGTCATCGGTGTTGCTTATAACGGACAGGAATGCCTGTCGTTGTTTAAAGAAAAAGATCCCGATGTGCTCGTATTGGATATTATTATGCCGCATTTGGACGGACTTGCGGTTATAGAGCGGCTGCGGGAATCAGACCTGAAAAAACAGCCGAATGTCATTATGCTGACAGCCTTTGGGCAGGAAGATGTCACGAAAAAGGCCGTCGATTTAGGCGCGTCCTACTTTATTCTGAAACCGTTTGATATGGAAAACCTTGTCGGGCATATCCGCCAGGTCAGCGGGAATGCAAGCAGCGTGACGCATCGCGCGCCGTCATCACAAAGCAGCATTATACGCAGCGCCCAGCCAGAACCAAAGAAGAAAAATCTCGACGCGAGCATCACAAGCATTATCCATGAAATCGGCGTCCCAGCACATATTAAGGGCTATCTCTATCTGCGCGAAGCCATCTCAATGGTATACAATGACATTGAATTGCTCGGCAGCATTACTAAAGTTCTCTATCCGGACATCGCCAAAAAATTCAACACAACCGCAAGCCGTGTAGAAAGAGCAATCCGCCATGCGATTGAAGTCGCATGGAGCAGAGGGAACATTGATTCGATTTCCTCGTTGTTCGGCTATACAGTCAGCATGACAAAAGCCAAACCTACCAACTCAGAGTTCATTGCGATGGTTGCGGATAAGCTGAGATTAGAGCATAAGGCTTCTTAG
- a CDS encoding NADH-dependent flavin oxidoreductase, whose product MNPTYKPLFEPFTFKSGVTIDNRITVAPMTHYASNEDGSISEAELDYIIPRSKEMGMVITACANVTPDGKAFPGQPAIHDDSNISGLKKLAQAIQSQGAKAVVQIHHGGIECPSELVPQQDVVAPSDVFDNGKQIARALTEEETENIVKAFGEATRRAIEAGFDGVEIHGANGYLIQQFYSPKTNQRTDRWGGSDEKRLAFPLAIVDEVKKAAAEHAKGAFLVGYRLSPEEPETPGLTMTETFTLVDALADKELDYLHISLMDVNSKARRGADPTRTRMDLLNERVGNKVPLIAVGSIHSADDALAVIENGIPLVAMGREILVDPDWTVKVKEGREKQIETVIKGTDKEKYHLPEPLWQAIVNTPGWVPYKD is encoded by the coding sequence ATGAACCCTACGTATAAACCGCTGTTTGAACCATTTACGTTTAAAAGCGGCGTTACAATCGACAACCGGATCACAGTGGCACCAATGACGCATTACGCTTCTAATGAAGACGGTTCGATCTCTGAAGCAGAACTTGACTACATCATCCCACGCTCAAAAGAGATGGGAATGGTGATTACAGCCTGCGCCAACGTCACGCCGGACGGAAAAGCATTTCCCGGGCAGCCGGCCATCCATGACGACTCCAACATCTCTGGTTTAAAAAAATTAGCGCAAGCCATTCAGTCGCAAGGCGCTAAAGCCGTTGTCCAAATTCACCACGGCGGCATTGAATGCCCGTCTGAGCTCGTTCCGCAACAAGATGTTGTTGCGCCAAGTGACGTATTTGATAACGGCAAGCAAATTGCCCGCGCCTTAACAGAAGAAGAAACAGAAAACATTGTAAAGGCATTTGGAGAAGCGACAAGACGCGCCATTGAAGCCGGCTTTGACGGTGTCGAAATTCACGGCGCGAACGGCTACTTGATTCAGCAGTTTTATTCTCCGAAAACCAATCAGCGTACAGACCGCTGGGGAGGAAGCGATGAAAAACGGTTAGCCTTCCCGCTCGCTATTGTCGATGAAGTGAAAAAAGCTGCTGCAGAACATGCGAAGGGTGCGTTTTTAGTCGGCTACCGCCTGTCTCCGGAAGAACCTGAGACACCAGGATTAACAATGACAGAAACCTTCACGCTTGTTGATGCTTTAGCGGATAAAGAGTTGGATTACCTTCACATCTCACTGATGGACGTGAACTCAAAAGCGCGCCGCGGTGCAGATCCGACTCGCACACGCATGGACTTATTGAATGAACGTGTCGGCAACAAAGTGCCGCTGATTGCCGTCGGTTCCATCCATTCCGCAGATGACGCACTGGCCGTCATCGAAAACGGTATTCCGCTTGTCGCAATGGGACGAGAAATTTTAGTTGACCCTGACTGGACTGTGAAAGTAAAAGAGGGCCGGGAAAAACAAATCGAAACCGTAATTAAAGGCACAGATAAAGAAAAATACCATTTGCCTGAACCGCTATGGCAAGCGATTGTGAACACGCCTGGCTGGGTGCCCTATAAAGATTAA
- a CDS encoding glycerophosphodiester phosphodiesterase — MTKIFAHRGASGQFPENTMLAFEKGMEAGADGIELDVQLTKDGRIIVIHDERLDRTTSLKGFVKDTTYDVLKTANAAAGHGRTYSDAQVPLLEDVLSWAEKKDFLINIELKNSVIRYEGMEEKLLESVKRFKIEERVILSTFNHESLALCGRLAPHIERAVLTSDVLYQADRYITSIPASGYHPKLNSPGAADEVVKKMRNSSIKVRPYTVNRPEDMKRLFDAGADGIFTDFPAKALALLKDK; from the coding sequence ATGACAAAGATTTTTGCCCATCGGGGGGCATCTGGTCAATTTCCCGAAAATACAATGCTTGCATTTGAAAAAGGAATGGAAGCCGGAGCGGATGGAATTGAGCTTGATGTGCAGCTCACAAAAGATGGGCGTATTATTGTGATCCATGATGAAAGACTGGATCGGACGACATCGCTCAAAGGATTCGTCAAGGATACAACGTATGATGTGCTAAAGACTGCGAATGCGGCTGCTGGTCACGGCCGAACATACAGTGATGCCCAAGTGCCGCTGCTAGAAGACGTTCTCTCGTGGGCGGAAAAAAAGGATTTCCTCATTAACATTGAATTAAAAAACAGTGTGATCCGCTATGAAGGCATGGAAGAAAAGTTGCTGGAGTCAGTGAAGCGATTCAAAATAGAGGAAAGAGTGATCCTGTCCACATTTAACCATGAAAGCTTGGCGCTATGCGGACGGCTCGCTCCCCATATTGAACGGGCGGTATTGACTTCAGATGTGCTTTATCAGGCTGACCGGTATATCACATCGATTCCGGCTTCCGGCTATCACCCGAAGCTGAACAGCCCGGGGGCGGCGGATGAAGTAGTGAAGAAAATGAGGAACAGTTCGATCAAGGTAAGGCCATATACAGTCAATCGGCCGGAAGATATGAAGCGTCTCTTTGATGCGGGGGCAGACGGCATTTTCACCGATTTTCCTGCAAAGGCTTTGGCATTGCTAAAAGATAAATAG